Below is a genomic region from Ziziphus jujuba cultivar Dongzao chromosome 7, ASM3175591v1.
GCATTAGACAAGACTATGAGAGATATTTTAAGATTCAGCAATCCACTAAGTTTAGAGCAACCTTTTGGAGATAAAATTGTCGTGTTTGGAGGAGATTTCAGACAAATTTTGCTATTATCCTCGAAGGAAGTAGGCAAGACATTGTTCTCACAACTTTAAACTCATCATATTTGTGGAAATATTGTAAAGTTTTGAAGTTGACAAAAAATGTAACACCTCATCTCGAAATACATCGaaattttctcaagttgaccaaAATTGATGGGGTTTGACTGTAGCTGACCGAGAGgtgtcaaactttgactttttgattcagatggaattctaggttgaccgaggcatcatcacaaagtatgcatcgacccgcgtccatagactagtagcacgtcaaaaatggaGCTATCGTTTGAAATTTATAAGCAAAACAGTTGAGGTCCAGACTGTCCGAGAGTACTGGATTTGACCTTTTATTCTTGCAAAATTTGGATTTGAATCCTAcaggttgtaaagtactcatcgatatgatttcatagactagtggcaagcctaatttggacatgtagtttGTGATAGgattagggcaaggttaatctaaagagaacaaggCTTTATGTTTGGAAATTGTTTTGGAGTTTAGATATTCTCGGTTTGCTTTGGTtaagctgctggaaaattttccagttttggccggtttgtgtttcttttggttttaaagtggaaactaaggtattttctccaaaattcaatataatattcatttagatgtaatacatacttatagaatacaaaataggtgtggaAACACACCATGGCTGGttctaaacaccaatacaaaacaagtccttcatggataagcaaaacacatgtgtaaagtaactttgccatatgcttcatggtttgttgacaagtgttgctgcctcattaggtgcttcatgttgaggtagtcctcatgcattatgacacatgtccttccatgcattggataAGAGAGAGGCAAAATGGTTTGGCTCTAtatcaccaagtagcttccatgtcaccatcttagtcaccaaggtgctttccatgtcatgaAGGTACTTCATTTTCTTAACCtctaatttggctaatacatatcaaataacacattttggtgtctttgtacACCAACATAACAAGCCTAgaataaaacacaaaatgatttaatcaactacctaaatgaaatacaaaacaaactaaGGAAGTTGTTTCTCGGCCAAAGCATTAggcttggtctcgggtttggctTGTCTATGGCTAACaatttgccatgattctctaacactcctccttggcaatgttaGGCATGATGTGTAGAAGACTCCTAAGCATTTGAAGTAtttcttttggcaatggttttATGAGAATGTCGGCCAGCTGGTCTTGTGTTAACAATGcatcaaattgatttctttgtttctttcagcctcaTAGATCCTATGGTACTTCACAGGGATATGCTTGGTTCTTCTGTGTTGTACTGGTTTTTTGGTGATGGATATGGTTGAATTATTGTCACAATGAATGGTGGTTGTGTTTATTTGCTTTCAACCTAAATCATTAAGCAATTTCCTTAGCCAAATTGCTTGATTTGATGGTGCTGCCCGCTGAGAAGTATTCAGCTTCTACTGTTGATTATGCTGTGGTTCCTTGCTTGTGTGAactccatgaaaatggacctgaatcaaacataaacaagtatccagaggtgctcttcatgtcttccaagctagctgcccaatcactatcacaatagccAACTAATTCACACATGTTGCCATGCTTATATAGGATTCCAAAGTTGGTTATGCCCTTTACATACGTTAGGACTCTTTTTGTAGCTTGGTAATGGTTTTGTGATGGCACACTCATGAACATTGATAGGACACTTATAGCATACATAATATCAGGTCTTGAAGCACACAAATAAAGAAAGCTTCCAATTAGGCTTCTATAAATCGAAGCATTCACTTTCTCACTTCCATCATCAAGTTCGAACTTGGCATTTTGAATCATTGGTGTTTCAGCAATCTTGTCATTTTCTAGTTGAAACTTATCATGCAAATTCAaagcatatttttcttgaaatataatTATACCTTTACTTGTTTGCTTGATCTGCAAACCTAGAAAATAATTCATTAAGCCAAGGTTGGACATCTTGAAAGTTTCCATCACTTTagctttgaaatttttgaatgcctttggcATTGCAACCTATCATtagcaaatcatcaacataaagagagattacCATTGCATCTTTATGTGAGTTGGCTTTGATATAGAGTGTAAGCTCATTATCACTTCTTGAAAAACCTTCATGAGTGAGGTAGTCATCAATTCTtgcataccaagctcttggagcttgtttgagtcTGTACAAGGCTTTATGAAGCTTGTACACTTTCTCCTCCTCTCCTTCTATAACAAAGCTTTCAGGTTGCACAACATATACTTTTTCTACTAAAATACCACTTAGGAAAGCTGATTTCACATCCAAATGAATATTTTCAAAGAATTATTGGCCGCATATGCAAGTAAAAGCTGAATGGTTTCATGTCTTGCCACCGGTACAAAAGTCTCCATGTAGTCTACACCATATTGTTGAACATAGCCTTTAACAACCAgcctttctttgtatttttttaaagtgcAATTAGGGTTTAGTTTTATTCTAAAAGCCCATTTGACACTATTACATGTCCATTAGGGTTTAGTTTTATTCTAAAAGCCCATTTGACACCTATTACATGTCCTTTCTTTGTTCACAGCACCAAACTccaagttttgttcttttttatcatgTGAAGCTCCTCCTCCATTGTAACTTGCAATTCTTTGTGTTGTGAAGCCTCACTATATGTTGTAGGATCAGGTGTTGCCATCCTTGCATTTACATAAAATTCTGCAATTTATTTTGTGCCTTTTTTCCCAACATATTCTTCATTGGCCGGGCCATCATCATCGGCAACATCAAAATCACATTGATCGGTGGAAGGAGTTCTTGATTAAATATAAGTATTTTCTTCCACTTTATTCTCCTTCCAACTCCAATATGAGTTCTCATCTACAATAACATCTCTAGAGACAACAACCTGCATCTTAGATATATCAAAGATTCTATAGCCCTTTGAAACCGAGCTATAGCCTACAAATATACCAATACTTGCTTTGTTATCAAACTTGGTTGTTTTGGAGTCATGGACAtgcatataacaaatatttccaAAGACTTTTAAGTGAACAATTGAAGGTTTAAAACCATACTACAATTCATTCGGAGTTTTAGACTCAATTGCCTTACTTGGAAGTCGATTTAGGAGGCATACACTTGTATTGATAgcttcggcccaaaatttctttggcaagcaCTTCTCGAACAGCAAGTATCTTGACATCTCCATAATGGTTCAATTCTTTCTTTCACTCATTCCATTTTTTTGTGGTGTATATGGAGTTGTGAGTTGGTGTATGATGCCATTTGTCTTGCAAATATCTTGGAAAGCTTTGGAAATGTACTCTCCATCATTGTCGGTTCGAATCACCTTGATGGTTGTTTGTGCTTGGTTTTCTACAAGTGTTTTGAACTCTTCAATTGTGGCTGCTGCTTCTGATTTTTATTTAAGGAAGTATATCCAGCACTTTCTAGAATAATCgtcaataaagatgataaaatacctCATCCCTGCATGAGTTGCTTCATTcattggtccacacaaatcCAAATGCACCATTTGTAACTTTTCCTTTGCTTTGCCAAGTGTTGTCAAAGGACATGGTTGTCTTTTGACTTTGCCAAGTTGACATGTTTGGCAAACAGCTTCATCTTCATGGATTTGTGGTAAATTCTcaacaatttgttgagtatgCATTTGCTTCATGGTGGCATAGTTGTAATGGCTGAGCCTTCTATGCCGTAGTCATGAATCTTCTTGGACTTTGGTATTCATagccatttgattttgttgatcaaaatcaattacaagACTGTTATCTTTCATATGGACAACTACTACAATTTTATCatccttagatatttcacaacttgtatctaagaatttcaaaatgtatCCTTTCTTCATAAGTTGTGGCACACTAAGTAAATTTTTGGACAAATTTGGTACATATAAAACATTGGTAATTTGAATTGTACCTTTTAGTGTTGTAATGACCAAACCTCCTTTTCCTTGTGCCTTCATTATTTGTCCATTAGCTTCCctgatttttgttgcaattcttgAGTTGAACTTGACAAATAAGTTGCTATAAAACTTGTTGCACGTATGATTTGTGCACTCGCTGTCCAAAATCCATTTGTCTTTGGTTGTGGTTGCAAGGTTGCAAGTTGCTGTAAAAGTATGCTTATGCTCTCCATTTAATTTTCGGGTTCCTGAGCTTGTCTTGCTTTTTGCCTTTGGTTCTTTTGCCTGCAAACTCTTTCCATGTGACCGAATTGCTTGCAAATCTTACATTGACCATTTGGCCTCCACCAGCATATCTTGGTCGTGTGTCCTTGCTTCTTGCATATTATGCAAGGACCATAGGTCATCTTGTTCCCTTTTTGGTTGGCGGTCTCTTTGTCTCTATTTTGCCTTTAAAAAGGTCTtggtttttggatttttttgccTTTGTTATTTGCTGCAAGGATTGCTTCACTTGAGCTTGATTCACCTTGTAGCTGAAAACTCCTCTGTTCCgtggcttgcaaggcattgatcAATTCAGCAACTATGAGTTGTGTAAGGTCTCTTGTTTCCTCCAAAGTTGAgatttttgcttcatatttctcTCGAAGACATATAAGGATCTTTTCAATAATCCTTTGGTCTGGAAAAAATTCACCATGTAACCAGATTTGGTTGACAATCTTCATAAGTTTGTTTGAAAATTCCTTTACGGTTTCAAGTTCCAgcatcttcaaattttcaaattctcttCTAAGGTTTAGCAACTACATTTTTCTTGATCTTGTACTTccttggaactcctcttgaagcttttcccAAGCTTGTCTAGGAGTTGTATAGGtcatgattctagtgaagataTCATCAGTCACAGTAGCTTGTATTGCTGTGAGAGTTTTGAAAAGTAttgcattttcttcactatgaagtttgatttgattcacCGTAGCATTTACTCTCAATGGTTCTACTTTATAATCAACTTCAACAAGCTCCCAAAGGTCATAAGCTTGAAGATAGGCTCTCATTTTAATTACCCAAATAGGATACTTTTGGCCATCAGAGATAGGAGGTGAAGGTGCTAAAAAGTGTGAGGATGCCATTTGAAAACGGTTCGTGTTTTGTGTATTTTCCAATTGGTTTTGAACAAGGATTTATAGAaacttggctctgataccaatttgataggattagggcaaggttaatctaaagagaacaaggttttttgtttggaaattgatttggagtttagatgttctcggcttgctttggttaagctgctagaaaattttccagttttagccggtttgtgtttctcttggtttcaaagtggatactaaggtattttctccaaaatttaatacaatattcatTTAGAGgtaatacatacttatagcatacaaaataggtgtggaAGCACACCTTGGCTGGttctaaacaccaatacaaaataagtccttcatggagaagcaaaacacatgtgtaaagtaactatGCCACATGCTTAatggtttgttgacaagtgttgccgCCTAATTAGGTGCTTCctgttgaagtagtcctcatgcatgatggcACATGaccttccatgcattggatgagagagaggcgGCATGGTttggctccatgtcaccaagtagcttccatgtcatcaaggtgcttcattTTCTTAACCtctaatttggctaatacatatcaaataacacattttggtgtctttgtgcatcAACTTAACAAGCCTAGAGTACAACACAAAATGATTTAATCAACTACCTAAATGAAATACAAAACACACTAAGGAAGTTGTTTCTCGGCTAAGGCATTAGGCTTGGTCTTGTGTTTGGCTTGTTTATGGCTAACaatttgccatgattctctaacagtttgaaagttatggactcaTAAAGTTTTTTCAGACAGTAGTTACTATTCATCAATCTCTAAGTGTGTGTGTGAGCAGTGTCACCACGTGTCAAAATCTAGCCAACCTTTGAATGCACAGTAGCACCCATGGGAGGCATTTTGATTGGGTGAAGGGGGGATGaggtggccaaaaaaaaaagagaaagaggtgACAGAActggccaccaccggttggccactCTTTGGCCACCCAAACACCACATGTGCCATACCCCTAAGGAGCCCATCTGAAAACTTATTGACCACCCAAATCGAGGCATTTTTTGGTGATAGCACTGTTTGCTTCCACCgccgatttctcccaaaccaaacCTCTATTTTCTTAACTGCCAGTCCCATTAGCTTacccatcctccgatctaccTCTCCACCAATTTTCACAGCCAATGGCCACTGGATGGTAGTGGATTCCAGTGACACCTCCGGAGAGTTTCTGATGACACCTCCCACCCTTTCCCGCTAATTTGACTTCTCTAAATCCAAATTCGAGGTCTTTTTTCCCCAATTCTTGACGGATTGAGAGATTTGAGCATATTAAATTTGAGACCTTTTTGGCGATATTCCAGCCACCATAGGTCCAATCTCCGGGAGGTAAGACTCAATTCGTGATCCTCGTTttgtaagcttcattttggtatattgtttgtgaattttggatagtGTTTGTATTTGCTCCCCCGAGTAACCGTGTataatttatccaattaaaatattaatttaatcggttttGTGTAACCTTTATGTTTTAGGAGCACATATGCGTTGTGGAAATGATCCTGTGGTGGATCTTAATTGtgcatgctcaaggtgagtgatccaccttcaaatttatttccgagtgttagattatatatatttcatgtcATTTGCacatttggaaattatattttatgcagtgaacatttaataaaattctatttaaaatctTGATACCAAAAATGTgcatatgaattatattttgattttgaggaaatttgaatttaattgttattaaattattgttgagaaaattttggaattttaatgcataataaatttattgcatggttttaataatatataaatttcatggggtttaaaatattatttttgaaagaattgatttcatggatttggaggaaattaaacaaataaatttattatgtgttAAGCTGAATTTcgaaaaattatttgattgtattgaaaaattttggatatatatataccattggaTTTGAGATGATGGATTAATTGATGAAATGGAATTGATGGGTGTTAGccttgttttataaaaattaaaattggtatatatatatttggtttttaagaCGCACTACgcagtaccggtgttctgtagttgtggatgtgatatGGGCGGATTATTATGAGCACGTAGGATTATATACtcttgtggttgccatcgaACCGAGGGCAtgcaagtttgatattagccaAAGCCTCCctcttccatggccaggattGAAGTTTATAGCATTGGCACTACTAGGACACCAGGGTGGCCTAGATGTAGGTTTCTCTCTTAAACCTCTCTGTTAGGCGGTGCTTTGGACGTTGGACACCATctggcatcactggtatatagtgtgtgctTCAAGCTATTTTTCCGATccgattttcaaattttaatgttttcaaattgtatttgacattaaaagtatttaattgtgattttattatttatttaaattggtgtCCAAAAATTATCATGTTTTTAAGGTTTacttgaatttgaaatttatataaaactttCCATGGCATTTTTATCACcctttaaaataaatgtttgagttaattagtatattttattctcattatttatggatttatttaattagattttataatttaatttttgagattaattttatttcgCATCAagctttcttaatttttattttaatttattgcattttatttattatttataatctcAGTGTTTGTGGGTAcaaattattgggttttgtgaaaacgttttaaaagggaaacatttgtaactgagtgaactgtgagagttttgagaaaaaacattattttcaaatacttaGTATTCattatttactcatttattattaattgatataaatttattttatttgttttgtttgttatattattattattattattgtatagtaaattgggtcacttactgagatgattagcatctcgtGTTTTTTAATTCATTCCCTTAAACCTAGGTTAGTAGATAATGATCATCCGGGGCAAGCTCAACATGTTGGTTTGTTATTGAATTCCAAGGAgttctcctttcttttccttccatttgtattatttctttccagtCTTTATTGTatgaattttatattcaaatgtaTCTTATAATTCTCTGTATACGacattggacatttatttataatactGCACTGGTTCCTTAGAAATTTTGAAGTGCtacaaatttttggaaaataaattatagtaaggtgggaggaatatagatatattgttagaagtatattttctatgcagggaattttgtggtaaatcTAACCTTTGAAGGAGATGaagtcggattttccattagagggtTCGGTAGGATTTCCTTGGGattaggacttgtctagggCTCTGGTGAAGGAtattggatgggtcctgacaaaaaaCATGAGACTTCAAAGTATTGACTCGGACATTAATAAGGATGAATTGAAGACTTTTTCAAAATGGATATCAATTATTGGAGATGAAACAATTGACAGTTCGAATGATGGGCATGCAATGATTGATATACCTGATGATCTTTTGATAAAAGATATAGGAAATTCAGTTGCATCTATTGTAAATAGCACGTATCCTTCTTTCTCAGAGAATATTAATGACCATCATATTTGCAACAAAGAGCCATACTTGCTCCGACTTTTGACATTGTTGAATCGATAAATGAATACATGAGTTCCCTTAACCAAACTAAGGAACATACATATTTAAGTTCTGATGCAACTTGCAGATCTGATTTGGACATTGATCTTATAGGAGATCTTTATACACCTAAATTTTTGAATGCCATAAAATGCTCTGGGGTGCCTAATCATCAGTTGAAATTGAAGATCAGTATCCCCATTATGCTATTAAGAAATGTTGACCATTCCTCGGGGTTGTGCAATGGGACTAGATTGGTCATTACAAGGCTTGGCAATCATGTTCTTGAAGGAAAACTTGTTTTAGGAAGCAATGTTGGGTTTAAAGTTCTTATTTCAAGAATTACTTTAACTCCATGGGACCCAAGATTACATTTTCAGTttcaaagaagacaatatcatTTGGTTGTATCATATGCTATGACTATTAATAAGAGCCAAGATCAATTTCTTTCGCATGTCAGACTTTATCTTAAACAACCAATTTTCAATCATGGACAATTATATGTTGCAGTTTCCAAAGTTACAAATAGGAAAGGATTgaagatattaatttataataaagatGGAGAGCCTACCAATTCAACCACTAATGTGGTCTTAaaagaagtttttcaaaatttggattaattatgttgaattgaaagcttttgtttaataatgtttttatgatgctttatatatgatttgattataattttttttacaatttattatcaaaatattgtaTGACAATTATTTATACCGTGCATTGCATGAGTATGTAtcttaagaaacaaaattaacacAGATGCAATAGtaacaatgataataacaaaGAGATGAAGAAGGAAGAGATGCACTACTTCGATTACATCAACTAAAGAAGACAACCAATGACCTCACACTCGAATGGTCAATCCATTAGTCACTTGGACTTAGGGGAAtagatttgataataaataaataaataaataaactaatgggatgctaatcatcttaataAGTGGCATCAGTCTAATTAGTAACAGTACTAttagataaacaaaaataaagaacaaaaatatatatttcacaaataaataaaatataataaatcaatgaaagaataattaaataagtgaataaataaataaatagaaaattatgaattaataatGCCCAAGGTAGATTAAGAAatctaagaaaatatttt
It encodes:
- the LOC132799134 gene encoding uncharacterized protein LOC132799134 gives rise to the protein MRLQSIDSDINKDELKTFSKWISIIGDETIDSSNDGHAMIDIPDDLLIKDIGNSVASIVNSTSDLDIDLIGDLYTPKFLNAIKCSGVPNHQLKLKISIPIMLLRNVDHSSGLCNGTRLVITRLGNHVLEGKLVLGSNVGFKVLISRITLTPWDPRLHFQFQRRQYHLVVSYAMTINKSQDQFLSHVRLYLKQPIFNHGQLYVAVSKVTNRKGLKILIYNKDGEPTNSTTNVVLKEVFQNLD